A single window of Capsicum annuum cultivar UCD-10X-F1 unplaced genomic scaffold, UCD10Xv1.1 ctg5471, whole genome shotgun sequence DNA harbors:
- the LOC124893153 gene encoding 30S ribosomal protein S11, chloroplastic-like, whose amino-acid sequence MEKVIQKISSHRNGRIGSRSTPNGVTHVQASFNNTIVTVTYVRGRVVSWSSAGTSGFKGMRRGTPFVAQTAAANAILTIVDQGMQRGEVMIKGPDLRRDAKLRAIRRSGILLTFIRDVTPMPHNGCRPPKKMCVELNIEEISREIKDSMI is encoded by the coding sequence atggaaaaagttATACAGAAAATTAGTTCGCATAGGAATGGACGTATTGGTTCACGTAGCACACCAAATGGAGTTACTCATGTTCAAGCAAGTTTCAATAATACCATTGTCACTGTTACATATGTACGGGGTCGAGTAGTTTCTTGGTCCTCCGCTGGTACTTCTGGATTCAAAGGTATGAGAAGAGGAACACCATTTGTTGCTCAAACCGCAGCAGCAAATGCTATCCTTACCATAGTGGATCAAGGTATGCAACGAGGAGAAGTCATGATAAAAGGTCCCGATCTCAGAAGAGATGCAAAATTACGAGCTATTCGTCGAAGTGGTATACTATTAACTTTCATACGGGATGTAACTCCTATGCCACATAATGGTTGTAGACCTCCGAAAAAGATGTGTGTAGAATTGAACATTGAAGAAAtttcaagagaaataaaagattcaATGATCTAA